TTCTCTTTATTATCCTTTCTCAGCGAGTAGGTAAGAGACGGAGCTCGTTTAATGGGATCTCGAATCGAGATCTACGAGGTCATCCTTGCTCTTGTCGTCTTCGCGAAATTTCAATTAGAGTTTTGCACGGTTAATTCCGCACTTTTACTTCTTTACGAGAGATCGTGAGAAATTGCACGCTTTTCAGGGCTAAATCTCACGCTGTTGCAATCGAAACTTCCTGCGACTGTGTTAATAGGAATGCTTGCTGCGTTTCcacttttgttttttatgtCATTATTGGCTTCGAGCTCGAGagctcgaaagaaaaaaaagaaaagaaaaagaaaattgaacgtGCAATCGCGGATCAGCTGATCGATCTTCGTTCCCTTGGCGACGAAAGTGTGCCATAATGCGCTTCGCGATTGCATCATTGCTTAGACACCCTAagtatttccttttatattaatatttcagagacgcgaaatattttaaaaatttcgagaagaaTAGAATAGATAAACTCCGTTCCAATCTTTTCGTGAAATACGAATAATCGAAAGGGTTGTATCTCGACAATCTCTCtaacaattttcttcctttctttctttttttagataaaaacgCGTCGAGAGTGAAAGCTACTCCTCTCTGGAGAAGAATATTCCCTGCGAGGAATAAATTCGAAGAGTTTCGAAAATGAACACACCCTCGATCTCGATCGAGCAAATGACGTATCCCCACAGGGTGCACCTGTgcaagaaagaggaagaggtcAGGGAATCGGGCGGATTACGATTCCGTAGCACCGGTGTCGTGCAACCGTTCCACGCCTCGTGCACCACGCCTGGACATGAGAGAGTTGGGTATCGTGGTGACCAGGTAACCCGGGTGGTGCCTGGTGTTGCACTTGGTGTGTAGGCCAAGATGGTGGGGCGGGTGGAGTAGGAGGCTGCACTACTCCCTGCCGTTAGACGTGGACGAAGCCGTGGAATACCCGCGAACAACCTCACAACCTATGGGCAAAAGCGAGGGGAAGGAGGGGTCCCCTCTTTCGCCCCTAAACCAAGCTGGTGGGACTAGCTATGGCTCTGTGCCGGCCGCTGGTACGGCGTGGATTATAGTTTTTCTGGGGGGAGGGTGGTGGAGCGCCTTGCTTTCGAAAGGATGGTGATTGTGGAGCGTAGCCAGAGTAGAGTTAGGCGTATATAAGGCCCGCCGGCCCGGCCCAAGTCAGTCAATCACCGGACTACCAGCCCACCATACACACACCAAACATGAAGGCCTTTGTGAGTATCCACCACGGGGTTGGTGATTATTTCGTGGGGtgtaacgaaacgaaacgaacgaacTCGCGCTTTTCCTCGATCGTCAGCCTTCCATATTGCTCTCTTGAACCGCAATATTCCACGATCTTTTCCTAATATTTTCGGACTTTTTGCATAGAGTGCGTAGTTTTCCATCGATCAGATCCTCCGATCTTTTCCGCTTcgccttttttcccctttggGAATCGTTTCTCTGGGATACGCGAGTAACCGAGCTTCTCGTTTCGAGAATAACGGCGGTGACGGTATTCGATCGGATCTTTTCGTGAAGTAGAGTTGCTAAAAGCTGGAGGAAAATCGAAAGCTAATCGGATTCTAATGCTCTATCGACGTTCAATGTCACGggtccttttcttttctttttttttcttttcttttcttctttttttcctcgagcCAACCAGTGGTTCGTACAGCAAGAACGTACACGTCGAATCGGCTTTGCCCTTCTTACGCGCTCCATTCATGCGGCAAGAAGTCTCGTTACACGGTACACTGACCGCGGAACCGGTTGTAATAGTATCATCGTCATTCAGCCGCTGAACCCACGACCGGTTCTATTCTTGGCGCATCTTCATTCACGAGTAACCTCTTCCCCTCTTCGCCTCTCGATTCATTCCTCCCTGAAAATCGGAGGATCCAAATTAGCACGATCGATTCATTTTGTTACAATTCttaggggaaaaaagaaaagagaaaaacaaaaaatgaaaaaagaaaaatcttcgagCCTAGTGTTATCTCTTCGAGTGTTAAATTGAGGGAAGTAACGTGGCAACGATTTCATAAATCACGAAACGAAGGGCGTATGCAAAAGGCGCGTTTCGAAACAGCACAGTCGTTCGGTCGTTTTCCGATCGTTGGGTCGCGAGAGAACGCTCGGTCGGCCACGTCACACGGATCGCCCGGGTTCCATGTAAACCGGGATGTGAAAGTTTCGCCAGAGAGTTAGATATGCATAATACCGGGTAGTGCGCTCGTTTCGAAGCGCGGCTCGAGAGAGCTGGGCGTGACAACGCTCCTCCTTGGAGGAGCAGTTCCCTTTTCGACGAGACAAGAATCGATCGAAGCCAGTTCGACCTCTTTCCACCGCTCGTTTCACCGATTTTCTCCTCGATTCGCGATCGATTCGCGGTAAGCCGGCCGAGAGAACCGGTCGTTTCCACTAATATAGGAAGGTGGAAATCGTCGAGATCGAAATTCTTTCCTCCGCTAATCCGAAGAGAAATAAACTCGAAGTATTTTCAAACGATAATTATCGCTCGTCGTCGATTAATTATGAATCGAGAATCGCATTAGATACGCGATTGCGTAAAACGCGAaccaattttctctttttttcttctttttcctttcgcgagataacaaaatttttcaaaaacgaattttctcccctcccttaTAACGCATCGATCGAAAGGATAAGTATCCCGATACTTAGGCGTGAATTCTTTCCACGGAGCGAAAACATTACGAAATTCTCGCTCGAGTTTTCCGTAGTACGTTGCGAAACTTCACGCTCGACTTCCATCCGGTGATCGCAGTGCGGACTTTGATATTAAAGGAGGCAACAACCGGTCGCATCGCTGCTTTCACGGTTTAAAAGGCTGGAGGGACGACGTTTCCCCCCAGGCGGCGGGAATCGTTTCTCGATGGCGTGGAACGTGGATCTGCAAGCGCGTAACGGGTATCGAAAGTGAAAGCCGTGGTTATGTTACACGAGGCTCGGTGGTAATCGGTGCCAAGTCAATGGGAGGCTGAATTAGGCGGCGGTTAGGTCGGGTTAGTAATCGCTTCCGTGGAATCGGGAAGGATAGCTCGTCTTCGTTTTCCTCCACCGATTTCACTTCGAGTTATTATCGCGCGCGCACGCCTTTCACGAGCCGAAACAACTATCCAATTGGCTACGTAACGAGGCACGGCGACGAGACAATGAGAGCTGACCCGTGACGACCGATCCGCAGGTTGTGTTCGCCTGTCTGGCAGTGGCGACGGCGCGCGCCGGAATCGCGCACGGACCCGGCTATGCCCTGGCCGGAGGTCATGGCGGTTACGGAGGCGTTGGTCTCGCGGGAGTCGGCCTGGTCGGCGGAGGTGCTAGTCTCTCTGGTGGTCTGGCAGCTGGTGCCGGCAGCGCGAGATCTCTCCAAGAGGGTGCCTCCAGCTTGGGATCCTCCGCTCTTGGTGCCAGCTACGCCGCTGGATCCGCGGCGGCGGCTGGAGCTGCTGGTGTTCAACAGATTGTCTCTGGTGGTGCGTAAACAAAGATCCGTttagaagagagagggagagaaagagagacggtGGTGACGGGATACCTTTGGTTCTGTCGAGCAGGAGTGATCGGTGGCAGGGCTGACATTGGACCTGCCGAAGGACCCAAGGCTAACGTTGGACCCCAGAGCGGACCATCTGACAGCGTTGGACCCCAAGAAGGTGCCAAGAACGTAGGTGGACCACGTACCGGCCCAGCTGGCCTCGTAGGACCCGCCACCGGCCCATTCACCTCCGTGGGTGCATCCGCCGGTACCTCCACCCTCGTTGGACCATCCCAGGGTGCCGCTAACTTGGTAGGACCATCCGTGGGAGTTGTATCTTTCTACGCCGGAAGTGGTAACATCAACGGTGACGACGGAAGCTCTGGATCCGCTGCAGCTGCCGCGCCTGGTGGTCTCGCTGGTCCAGCTCTCGGCCTCGGTGGTGCTGGTCTGTATTTCCCTCCACTCGGCGAAAAATATTCCGCGAGAAAATTACGAGAAGAATGCACGAATACGTATTGAATAAAGGAGGAGAGGATACATCGATCTTGGCGATCTCTGTTTACAGGTGCCATCGCTGTTGTGGGTGGTGGTGCCGCCGGATACGGCGCTGGCCTTGGCGGACACGACGGTGGTGTTGCTGTGATCAACGGACCGTCTGGCGCCATCCACGCTGGACTCGGCTCTCACGGAGCTATCATCCCCGGGGCACTCGGCAAGTACTAGACGTTCTAAGGCCCCAGCGATCTCGGCTCGGCGACGGCGGCAAACCCACCACAGTCACTTACCGGTCTCAAACGATCCTCAAACGCGCTCAACGTCTTCTTCCCAAAGCTTCGTCCAACCTAGGAACATGGTTATAGCGCCGGCGTTAGTGGTGTAGTCGGTATATAGTCGGAATATTCTAATCACAAGTAATCCAGTCGGTATATATCGAGACAAGGTGTGAAGGCGCGTGTTGAAGCAAATGGCTCCTCTTTCGATGACCTGCCATCTACGACCACGGGCTCAGATCTCGGCAAAGTGTTGCACACCGTGGCCCCAGGCCATTCGTGATCCGCGGCTCTCGTTCCGCCTCCTCGTCGAGGAGACGCGACTCGTCCCCCCTCGATCGTAAGACGAGGGCACGGATTAAATTTagtcaatttctttatatttcatcatGTCATATCGCGATCGCGACGCGGAGGAAGACGCGGCGAAGCCGTGATTGGCCCAGCCACGGCTGTTGCAACGGCGGAACGCGACGCACGGGCATCTTGGTCGCGAACTTGGAGCGCAAACGACGGGCCCGAGTCGATCGGGCGAACGGCAACCCAACCCACAGGTTTTTCCATATCAAAGGACCTGGAAACCACCGCGCCAGTTACCCAGAAGTCAACGCAAGCACGTTGAACCCGGCTGCTCCGTCCATGGACCCGGCAAGTGGACAAGCTTTGGCGCTTCGTCGTTGGACCAACTGGGTTCTGTTCTGTTTTCTGAACACCCACCGTTGCTCCGGCagtattctctattttttttatttttttattttttttttcccctctctcgctctctctcttacGTCCTCCACCATCCACGTAAGGCCGTCGTATACTCTTCACACGTTTTTATCTaccactcttttttttttttctttctctctccccctctctcttccgATGAGCCGCGCGACGATCATCGATCGCTTCACGGTCTCACAAGTTGTTATACTCACTGCCGCACTCaagcatacatattattattacattactcGTCCATGCGCATATATgttttctctttatatatatatacatgtatacatactattactactacttccttcgcgtatatatatatatgaacacaTTGCcacacgcgcgcacacacactaTTGCTATATGtgtattcgtatatatacacacactacacatatattatataatcgtgTTATATGTtagtgaaagagagagaccgGTAGATTATGGTAGGTCAGCCCTTCCCGTGAGTGAATGAATGTAAATAGATGGCGCGCCGCTGCCGGCCCCCGACCCCGCCCGCCCTCGTCATACCCTTTCTTTGCGATCACGACTAGCACCCCACCACCACCATAGATAGATACCACATATTTATAGcgtttatacatttatacaatactttatataaaataaagcatCAGTATTTAAAACTCATCATCTTGATTATTTCTCGTTCTCGATCGAGACTCAACCCTGTTAAGACTCATCGTTCCATCCTTCCACGAATATTAATAGCAATtcgttcgaatattaatattcgatttgtttagaaaattatcgatcgatcatttttGTTGTGGAATTTTAATGATAGTTAGTTTTCTATATGAAAcgattcttccttccttcggaAGGTGAATAGTTAAAAAACGGTTTAATTCAATCGCGtcgagtaaataaatttactaattatgCAAGACAACGatcgaatgaataattattatattaatgaatttcgatcgataaaaacatCGATTGATCCAATTTCCAAAATAGTTCGACTCGTTTCTTCATTGATTGATTCACTTAGTTCACAAAGCTAATCTGTACCAACTAATTTTTCAGACACGGACAGAAACGAATCCCTCTCTCTCACGATTCTCTCGCCGAAACGTTTAAGGAAGCAGCCTCTAACGAAACACTTAAATTCCGAATCGACCGCCTGTTGCTCGGCTCCGGTTTTCCTAAGATTGTGTCAAGAAGCGGTTCGTCCACTCGTTAGAAAGTTTCGAGTCCGAGTCGAAATTGCCCGTTAACGACGAACGACCCCTCGAAATTCATTTACGCGCCATCAACGcgatgaaacgaaacgagtggagggggggaggagCACAATCTGCATGTGCACGAAAATATGCGCGCAGTTGATGGCGGTTAAATTGATTCGCGTGGAACAAACGATTTCACCGATTTGACGTGACGTAAGGACGTTGGCAGTGTCAACGATGCGTAATGGACGTTTAATAACCCGACGACATCCGTGAATAATGGACCTCGTTCagggaagaaattttatagtgCTAATCCTCGTTTGATGTCTTTGCCTCGGGTTACGGGATCTGCGTGGGACTCGGCACACGTTACCGAAACTTGGAACTTGGAACTTCGATACTCGAATTAGGGAAGATATTTGCGTGGCCTgatcgaagagaagaaaggaacgaaatttttccaatcttaCTTGTTCTTCTTACTAGTgcacgtaattttattttagaaattattatcattatatcgtGATttgttggaaagaaaaattgaattgttcGCCCGATTCAACAAACGATTCGAGACAATTTTAACCATTATTATTGCTCTCAACTAACAATTTCTATCGTGTGTGTTTCAGTCGAGTCGTTGATCGAAAAACAACGTTTCAACATTCTGCGAGCCTAAGATGAGGATCTCGAAAGCTAATCTCGAAGACTCTAGGGGCAGAATTACCAGGATCGATGTACCGGAAGTGAAACGGTTGATTGAAAGCCTCCGTTAACATCGATATCAGAAAGGTAATCTTAAGCCGCGATGATCGTCTTTCGAGTGGTACGATGGTTGACAAACGGTAATTGGTTGGTCGATGATTACAGAGAGAATTGGTTATACCTCTCGCCATGCGAGGATCGTTTGATGACATCAAAAGGGCGAGGCTcgctttgtaaaataatatccgCCCGACGAGTAAGCAGTACAtttcgaggagaaaaaaagaagggtaAGACTCGGGAAATCGATCGTCGAATTAACGTCAAGTTTGATGTAGAATGATGAAGAGTGTGgagaaaactttgaaattaattgaaaactcggtcaacttttaattatacggATTGgaagttttttaatatgatatataacgTTAAAGAAAGAGatggatattctttttttttttttgtttcttgtaTCATCGAGTGAAATGAGACgatgataaatgatataatatggaTACAGCGGTAAGcaaatagagaaatttttacttttaattcgaTTGGTTGACTCgagtattaaaaaagtttaatttttatttctttgatggTATGGTGTATGTAATCGTGCATTGGTATCGATTCATATTTTGGtttattaattggaaaatatgttagaggaaaaagataaatggttcgaaattgaaatgacaaaatgtattttctagttgtattatttttttttaataaaaacctttttttttcttttttttcttgttttacaTAGATCGAATGTCGTCgtgttaaaaagtattttttcaaaCTATCCCGTGTTAATAGTTTTTCgactgatatattttttttataaataaaataaagaagattcgatatatgcaaaaaaaaagattatatttaaaaagagaaaaagaatgcaAATGCGTATTCATTGTGAATATGTAGTTCACTTCGAACGATTTctaacatatttttctttcttcaaccggaaaaagaaagatggtGTTACTTTTTACACTCGTGTCTTgcgtatgtaaatatatttatgttattaactttctctatttatattcttgCCACTGTACacgatgaataaatgaatgaagaaACGATTGGACACAAgtcttcttaattaaaaatatttctttaaagcaACAGATgatgcaaaatttttacttctctGGCATTAAAGtttctcttaaatattttaaaaaatattaaaaagatttaattacacACAGTGAtgagtatattataaattctatagaaGATCTTTCTGTAatgtaataagaatattacacTACATctaattcaaaagaaattttatttctagttctttatataatataaaattacaataaaaatcgcGTACGTACCCAAAATATAAGGATCCTTACCATCTTTCGTTCAAGTTAAGAACTTTTCCTATTTATATTCTCGTCACATAGATGCATCACCaagaataaaatacttaatacGAATACAAAAGGATTTccattaaatctaaatattccatttcgaataaaaactcCTCTTCCAGAGAAATTGTaccatatcaaaaaaaaaaaaaaattcaattcttcttttttcgcaGTCACGTCCATCTGTATCGAACTTTCTCTGCTTTTCATCGAGATTAGAGTACGTATACCAGGGGACAGAATTTAAGGAAGGTGCACCGGCGAAGCAGTTCATGCGAATGAAAAAGAACTTAGAGATCCTCGAGGCGAGATCAAGGGTCGATCTAGATCAAGCATTCAAGCTGATCGACCGTTGCTGACCCATCATATTTTCGGTGAAGTGGTTCGAAAGTTTTCAGGTCGATTTGGCCACAAATACGGTTTTAACCGGGGTTAAAAAGGATTTTAAATCTCTTTCAGCCTCGAAAACGGCACGAGTCTCGGTGGACCAGGCCTCCAGTTGGTCTGCAGTTGAccgtgaataaaataaaagccaTCGGATGCGTGTTaactctccctcccctctctcctgGAATCCAGAGGACTCTGATAGGAGGAGGGTGGAATTGTTGGACGAAGATGGCGAGAAAGGTAAAAAGCGAGGAGATATATATTCCACGATCTTTTCTACTTCGTTTTTCTAGTCTTTCTTCGAGAGAAGGAGATATCTTTTCGTCGATGACCCATAACTGTCTTATACATGAGGACATGGGACAATTTaaggaaggaaagggaaaTAAGATTTTCAGAAGAGAAGTTTTTACGCTGTTTTTACTGTtcatttcaattgaaattgatatgatatattaattgatttttgagaGATATCGTAATTGCCAATTTTCTTAACTTTGGTGACAACAATTGAAATCGAGTTTGTTGATTGTTATCACGAAATGTGTAACGTGACAGTTGAATTCTCTCTCAGTTGAATCATCCCTCAGAGATGAGGCATCTGGATAAGCTGTAAACAGGCTCTACTGCATCTTCTCTCTATTCATGTATTTGCCACGGTTCATAGTACATACGGTAATGAATCTCTGTCAGAGATTTCAGTTTCCACGTGGAAACCGATATTatctgtattatattttaaacaaattgtatttatatatatatatgaaacagatatttcgattattttcattattaatatgagtagatataattttttatctgatgatataatttcgaaaagattttaataaagtggtatttataaattcaacttttttacatataattttatatttttttttaatcgctgcaaaaagaaaatagatttacGAAAAGAATTAGAGAGAATATCTTTgagtatcttttaaatttgtatcatctgtaatatattattcagcATATTACTTCAGAAATGGATTTATCACATCAACACAAATTGTTTTcgagtttaaatattaattaaattatttccaaattaatttatattcaacataTTAGAAGCATCGATAAAAGAATCATATTTGTCATTTTGCAACATCAGAACAAGAACAgaataaaaaacagaaaaaataaaacgaattaaagAATCTTTcgagtatttattaaaacaagagTTCATTCCagaatgaaattgataaaacaacttttttatcttctccCAAACGAGTcaagattatttattcaaagtatTCGGCAAACTTTGCTTCCACTTCCTCGTTAAAGGATCCTTATTTAATGAATCGACCATTAAGAATCTTTCTTTCAGAAATCAGAATCAAATTACCGAATTTCATGGTAAAATGTCCAAATCTGCAGAACCAATCGAAACtagcaaatatttttgatttattttgaggagaaattatgaaataggaTTCGGTGAATGTGAGATTCATTTTGCATTTTCATCATTCAAATTACAGAGAACAGCGTTGAATCACAGGGAACGTTTCGTAATTCCCGCCAACgggataaaagatataaaaggtTTAGCAGCGGTCAGGCGTGGTCCTTTCACTCTCGGGGGTGTGCGATTGTTACACGAGTTCCCAGAAGAAGAATCTCTGCTTGCACTCGGGTTTTGCGGCCAAGGTCGTTGAGTCAATGATGATTGACATCTCGAAATCGAACTCAAAAAATCaagatgaaagaataaaagctCCTGATATCGATTAACACTTTGAGATCTTAGATTCACTCgttacgattttttaatttgtaatacagGATTTGAAATGGAAAACTGGACAACGAAAATTCTGATATCTTGGAGATATGTTTGTTTTACAATCaagttcataataaaataaaaataaaaatttctttctcatcGGAATCTTCTTACTTTCACGTCGAGTCAATTTTCCAAGAGTATACGATGCAGCCACGGAAATTATGAcagaaataaaacaagatGCGAGACTCTCGTACAATAACCTTTCGTCTCTGATCTTTCACTTAATTTCACACGGAACGATCTTAAATTGGAAGCGATTCGGACAGCGTATCGAGTTGGAACGGAACAGTAGGCTACTCTGCTCTCATAAGAATCCCGATGCATTGCTCCCGGCGCAGACAATGACTGCAAATGTCAGTCCCACCATTAGCATTGATCACGTTCAATCCCATTCCTTCTATCCACCGAGGATACAAATTTCAAGAACcacgatcgaaatcgaaatctgCCAATATATTCGGAATTGGTACAGTTTTTACAATACATACGTTGATGCTGACGATCGTTGACGTGttctgataattttattcccaaattaatatttaaccgATACGGAAGTTTTgatatagaagaagaaaaaggaaaaaataaaaaatatccggAATGAATTCGCATTAATATTCGGATGtagcttttatttttcgttttaactttaattaaaaagtattaaagttGTAGAGTATAGGAacaaattttagttatttaataacgaataatttttcgcgTATAAATAACGCATTAATTAATAGCGAAATTTGCATGGCAAAAATTTCCAAGCGATAAACAAGTtacgtaaattttatatttacgtttACGAGTATTACACACTAGTGacagaataaattgaatacaaTAGCTTACACAACcggtatttttgtaatattaaatttcattatttatcgcTTATCGTGAgaaaaatgcattaaataaatctgcagtgtataaaatgtacatttctattaaattaataaattcaaatttaacgtacaaaaattatgaatttcaaatatattgatatatcgaAACAATCATATATACATGGACGATTTAACACCATTCAAATAATCGCAATTAATTAGAaacgaattaaattcaaagaattttcaatttcatttaagaCGCTCGAGTGGGGACAACGAGAATATTCCTTAACGTTTacaaacgaaaaagaagagaggggGAACAATTAACATCGATACGTTCTCTGTGAGCCCAGGTTAGTCAATCTTAACAACAATAAACAGAAGCGTCGATACAGTTTCACACGGTTCTCCGCG
The DNA window shown above is from Apis cerana isolate GH-2021 linkage group LG4, AcerK_1.0, whole genome shotgun sequence and carries:
- the LOC107993586 gene encoding uncharacterized protein LOC107993586, which produces MKAFVVFACLAVATARAGIAHGPGYALAGGHGGYGGVGLAGVGLVGGGASLSGGLAAGAGSARSLQEGASSLGSSALGASYAAGSAAAAGAAGVQQIVSGGVIGGRADIGPAEGPKANVGPQSGPSDSVGPQEGAKNVGGPRTGPAGLVGPATGPFTSVGASAGTSTLVGPSQGAANLVGPSVGVVSFYAGSGNINGDDGSSGSAAAAAPGGLAGPALGLGGAGAIAVVGGGAAGYGAGLGGHDGGVAVINGPSGAIHAGLGSHGAIIPGALGKY